The Chlorocebus sabaeus isolate Y175 chromosome 1, mChlSab1.0.hap1, whole genome shotgun sequence genome includes a region encoding these proteins:
- the MUS81 gene encoding crossover junction endonuclease MUS81 isoform X3: MAAPVRLGRKRPLPACPNPLFVRWLTEWRDEATRSGRRTRFVFQKALRSLRRYPLPLRSGKEAKILQHFGDGLCRMLDERLQRHRTSGGDHAPGSPSGENSPAPQGRPAEVQDSSMPVPAQSKAGGSGNYWPARHSGARVILLMLYREHLNPNGYHFLTKEELLQRCAQKAPRVAPGSARPWPALRSLLHRNLVLRTHQPASASEAGVQQPPLELRPGEYRVLLCVDIGETRGGGHRPELLRELQRLHVTHTVRKLHVGDFVWVAQETNPRDPASPGELVLDHIVERKRLDDLCSSIIDGRFREQKFRLKRCGLERRVYLVEEHGSVHNLSLPESTLLQAVTNTQVIDGFFVKRTADIKESAAYLALLTRGLQRLYQGHTLRSRPWGTPGNPESGAMPSPNPLCSLLTFSDFNAGAIKNKAQSVREVFARQLMQVRGVSGEKAAALVDRYSTPARVDHCQPQKLKPLSPSLLAAYDACATPKEQETLLSTIKCGRLQRNLGPALSRTLSQLYCSYSPLT; the protein is encoded by the exons ATGGCGGCCCCGGTCCGCCTGGGCCGGAAGCGCCCGCTGCCTGCCTGTCCCAATCCGCTCTTCGTTCGCTGGCTGACCGAGTGGCGGGACGAGGCGACCCGCAGCGGGCGCCGCACACGCTTCGTGTTTCAGAAG GCGCTGCGGTCCCTCCGACGGTACCCACTGCCTCTGCGCAGCGGGAAGGAAGCTAAGATCCTACAGCACTTCGGAGACGGGCTCTGCCGGATGCTGGACGAGCGGCTGCAGCGGCACCGAACATCGGGCG GTGACCATGCCCCGGGCTCGCCGTCTGGAGAGAACAGTCCAGCCCCGCAGGGGCGACCTGCGGAAGTCCAGGACTCTTCCATGCCA GTTCCTGCCCAGTCCAAAGCGGGAGGCTCTGGCAACTACTGGCCAGCTCGGCACTCAGGAGCCCGAGTGATACTGCTGATGCTCTACCGAGAGCACCTG AATCCTAATGGCTACCACTTCTTAACCAAGGAGGAGCTGCTGCAGAGGTGTGCTCAGAAGGCCCCCAGG GTAGCCCCTGGGAGTGCTCGACCCTGGCCAGCCCTCCGCTCTCTCCTCCACAGGAACCTGGTCCTCAGGACACACCAGCCAGCCAG TGCCAGTGAAGCAGGCGTCCAGCAGCCACCACTGGAGCTGAGGCCTGGAGAGTACAGGGTGCTGTTGTGTGTGGACATTGGCGAGACCCGGGG GGGCGGGCACAGGCCAGAGCTGCTCCGAGAACTACAGCGGCTGCACGTGACCCACACAGTGCGCAAGCTGCACGTTGGGGATTTTGTATGGGTGGCACAGGAAACCAATCCTAGAGACCCAG CGAGCCCTGGGGAGTTGGTACTGGACCACATTGTAGAGCGCAAGCGGCTGGATGACCTTTGCAGCAGCATCATTGACGGCCGCTTCCGGGAGCAGAAG TTCCGCCTGAAGCGCTGTGGCCTGGAGCGCCGGGTATACCTGGTGGAAGAGCATGGCTCGGTCCACAATCTCAGCCTTCCTGAGAGTACGCTGCTGCAGGCTGTCACTAACACTCAG GTCATTGATGGCTTTTTTGTGAAGCGCACAGCAGACATTAAGGAGTCAGCTGCCTATCTGGCCCTCTTGACGCGGGGCTTGCAGAGACTCTACCAG GGCCACACCCTACGCAGCCGCCCCTGGGGAACCCCTGGGAACCCTGAATCAGGGGCCATGCCCTCTCCAAACCCTCTCTGCTCACTCCTCACCTTCAGTGACTTCAACGCAGGAGCCATCAAAAATAAG GCCCAGTCAGTTCGAGAAGTGTTTGCCCGGCAGCTGATGCAGGTGCGCGGAGTGAGTGGGGAGAAAGCAGCAGCCCTGGTGGATCGATACAGCACCCCTGCCAG AGTGGACCACTGTCAGCCTCAGAAACTCAAGCCCCTGTCCCCCAGCCTCCTGGCCGCCTATGATGCCTGTGCCACCCCCAAGGAACAAGAGACACTGCTAAGCACCATCAAGTGTGGTCGTCTACAGAG GAATCTGGGGCCTGCTCTGAGCAGGACCTTATCCCAGCTCTACTGCAGCTACAGCCCCCTGACCTGA
- the CFL1 gene encoding cofilin-1 isoform X1, giving the protein MRVRARGRRGGPFWTSLARPLGSPPPPAGAPARKPAVGGGVRGARWRAPRGTTGVVRFLGARSRLQHAASKPGPGAAREKRARGLGARAPPKAVPVCASPSLGSRASGVAVSDGVIKVFNDMKVRKSSTPEEVKKRKKAVLFCLSEDKKNIILEEGKEILVGDVGQTVDDPYATFVKMLPDKDCRYALYDATYETKESKKEDLVFIFWAPECAPLKSKMIYASSKDAIKKKLTGIKHELQANCYEEVKDRCTLAEKLGGSAVISLEGKPL; this is encoded by the exons ATGCGCGTGCGCGCCCGTGGGCGCCGGGGAGGGCCGTTCTGGACGTCGCTCGCGCGCCCCCtgggctcccctcccccacccgctGGTGCGCCCGCGCGGAAACCGGCCGTGGGGGGAGGGGTCCGGGGCGCGCGCTGGCGCGCCCCTCGCGGAACGACCGGCGTCGTGCGTTTCTTAGGGGCGCGCTCTCGACTGCAGCACGCGGCGTCCAAACCCGGCCCGGGGGCGGCGAGGGAAAAGCGCGCGAGAGGTCTCGGCGCGCGCGCCCCACCCAAGGCTGTTCCTGTCTGCGCGTCACCCTCCCTCGGCAGCCGG GCCTCCGGTGTGGCTGTCTCTGATGGTGTCATCAAGGTGTTCAACGACATGAAGGTGCGTAAGTCTTCAACGCCAGAGGAGGTGAAGAAGCGCAAGAAGGCCGTGCTCTtctgcctgagtgaggacaagAAGAACATCATCCTGGAGGAGGGCAAGGAGATCTTGGTGGGCGATGTGGGCCAGACTGTCGACGACCCCTATGCCACCTTTGTCAAGATGCTGCCAGACAAGGACTGCCGCTACGCCCTCTATGACGCAACCTATGAGACCAAGGAGAGCAAGAAGGAGGACCTGGTGTTTATCTTCTG GGCTCCTGAGTGTGCGCCCCTTAAGAGCAAAATGATCTATGCCAGTTCCAAGGATGCCATCAAGAAGAAGCTGACAG GGATCAAGCATGAATTGCAAGCAAACTGCTACGAGGAAGTCAAGGACCGCTGCACCCTGGCAGAGAAGTTGGGGGGCAGTGCTGTCATCTCCCTGGAGGGCAAGCCTTTGTGA
- the CFL1 gene encoding cofilin-1 isoform X2, whose product MLCKASGVAVSDGVIKVFNDMKVRKSSTPEEVKKRKKAVLFCLSEDKKNIILEEGKEILVGDVGQTVDDPYATFVKMLPDKDCRYALYDATYETKESKKEDLVFIFWAPECAPLKSKMIYASSKDAIKKKLTGIKHELQANCYEEVKDRCTLAEKLGGSAVISLEGKPL is encoded by the exons ATGCTCTGCAAG GCCTCCGGTGTGGCTGTCTCTGATGGTGTCATCAAGGTGTTCAACGACATGAAGGTGCGTAAGTCTTCAACGCCAGAGGAGGTGAAGAAGCGCAAGAAGGCCGTGCTCTtctgcctgagtgaggacaagAAGAACATCATCCTGGAGGAGGGCAAGGAGATCTTGGTGGGCGATGTGGGCCAGACTGTCGACGACCCCTATGCCACCTTTGTCAAGATGCTGCCAGACAAGGACTGCCGCTACGCCCTCTATGACGCAACCTATGAGACCAAGGAGAGCAAGAAGGAGGACCTGGTGTTTATCTTCTG GGCTCCTGAGTGTGCGCCCCTTAAGAGCAAAATGATCTATGCCAGTTCCAAGGATGCCATCAAGAAGAAGCTGACAG GGATCAAGCATGAATTGCAAGCAAACTGCTACGAGGAAGTCAAGGACCGCTGCACCCTGGCAGAGAAGTTGGGGGGCAGTGCTGTCATCTCCCTGGAGGGCAAGCCTTTGTGA
- the CFL1 gene encoding cofilin-1 isoform X3, with the protein MASGVAVSDGVIKVFNDMKVRKSSTPEEVKKRKKAVLFCLSEDKKNIILEEGKEILVGDVGQTVDDPYATFVKMLPDKDCRYALYDATYETKESKKEDLVFIFWAPECAPLKSKMIYASSKDAIKKKLTGIKHELQANCYEEVKDRCTLAEKLGGSAVISLEGKPL; encoded by the exons ATG GCCTCCGGTGTGGCTGTCTCTGATGGTGTCATCAAGGTGTTCAACGACATGAAGGTGCGTAAGTCTTCAACGCCAGAGGAGGTGAAGAAGCGCAAGAAGGCCGTGCTCTtctgcctgagtgaggacaagAAGAACATCATCCTGGAGGAGGGCAAGGAGATCTTGGTGGGCGATGTGGGCCAGACTGTCGACGACCCCTATGCCACCTTTGTCAAGATGCTGCCAGACAAGGACTGCCGCTACGCCCTCTATGACGCAACCTATGAGACCAAGGAGAGCAAGAAGGAGGACCTGGTGTTTATCTTCTG GGCTCCTGAGTGTGCGCCCCTTAAGAGCAAAATGATCTATGCCAGTTCCAAGGATGCCATCAAGAAGAAGCTGACAG GGATCAAGCATGAATTGCAAGCAAACTGCTACGAGGAAGTCAAGGACCGCTGCACCCTGGCAGAGAAGTTGGGGGGCAGTGCTGTCATCTCCCTGGAGGGCAAGCCTTTGTGA
- the MUS81 gene encoding crossover junction endonuclease MUS81 isoform X4, with amino-acid sequence MAAPVRLGRKRPLPACPNPLFVRWLTEWRDEATRSGRRTRFVFQKALRSLRRYPLPLRSGKEAKILQHFGDGLCRMLDERLQRHRTSGGDHAPGSPSGENSPAPQGRPAEVQDSSMPVPAQSKAGGSGNYWPARHSGARVILLMLYREHLNPNGYHFLTKEELLQRCAQKAPRVAPGSARPWPALRSLLHRNLVLRTHQPASASEAGVQQPPLELRPGEYRVLLCVDIGETRGGGHRPELLRELQRLHVTHTVRKLHVGDFVWVAQETNPRDPASPGELVLDHIVERKRLDDLCSSIIDGRFREQKFRLKRCGLERRVYLVEEHGSVHNLSLPESTLLQAVTNTQVIDGFFVKRTADIKESAAYLALLTRGLQRLYQGHTLRSRPWGTPGNPESGAMPSPNPLCSLLTFSDFNAGAIKNKAQSVREVFARQLMQVRGVSGEKAAALVDRYSTPASLLAAYDACATPKEQETLLSTIKCGRLQRNLGPALSRTLSQLYCSYSPLT; translated from the exons ATGGCGGCCCCGGTCCGCCTGGGCCGGAAGCGCCCGCTGCCTGCCTGTCCCAATCCGCTCTTCGTTCGCTGGCTGACCGAGTGGCGGGACGAGGCGACCCGCAGCGGGCGCCGCACACGCTTCGTGTTTCAGAAG GCGCTGCGGTCCCTCCGACGGTACCCACTGCCTCTGCGCAGCGGGAAGGAAGCTAAGATCCTACAGCACTTCGGAGACGGGCTCTGCCGGATGCTGGACGAGCGGCTGCAGCGGCACCGAACATCGGGCG GTGACCATGCCCCGGGCTCGCCGTCTGGAGAGAACAGTCCAGCCCCGCAGGGGCGACCTGCGGAAGTCCAGGACTCTTCCATGCCA GTTCCTGCCCAGTCCAAAGCGGGAGGCTCTGGCAACTACTGGCCAGCTCGGCACTCAGGAGCCCGAGTGATACTGCTGATGCTCTACCGAGAGCACCTG AATCCTAATGGCTACCACTTCTTAACCAAGGAGGAGCTGCTGCAGAGGTGTGCTCAGAAGGCCCCCAGG GTAGCCCCTGGGAGTGCTCGACCCTGGCCAGCCCTCCGCTCTCTCCTCCACAGGAACCTGGTCCTCAGGACACACCAGCCAGCCAG TGCCAGTGAAGCAGGCGTCCAGCAGCCACCACTGGAGCTGAGGCCTGGAGAGTACAGGGTGCTGTTGTGTGTGGACATTGGCGAGACCCGGGG GGGCGGGCACAGGCCAGAGCTGCTCCGAGAACTACAGCGGCTGCACGTGACCCACACAGTGCGCAAGCTGCACGTTGGGGATTTTGTATGGGTGGCACAGGAAACCAATCCTAGAGACCCAG CGAGCCCTGGGGAGTTGGTACTGGACCACATTGTAGAGCGCAAGCGGCTGGATGACCTTTGCAGCAGCATCATTGACGGCCGCTTCCGGGAGCAGAAG TTCCGCCTGAAGCGCTGTGGCCTGGAGCGCCGGGTATACCTGGTGGAAGAGCATGGCTCGGTCCACAATCTCAGCCTTCCTGAGAGTACGCTGCTGCAGGCTGTCACTAACACTCAG GTCATTGATGGCTTTTTTGTGAAGCGCACAGCAGACATTAAGGAGTCAGCTGCCTATCTGGCCCTCTTGACGCGGGGCTTGCAGAGACTCTACCAG GGCCACACCCTACGCAGCCGCCCCTGGGGAACCCCTGGGAACCCTGAATCAGGGGCCATGCCCTCTCCAAACCCTCTCTGCTCACTCCTCACCTTCAGTGACTTCAACGCAGGAGCCATCAAAAATAAG GCCCAGTCAGTTCGAGAAGTGTTTGCCCGGCAGCTGATGCAGGTGCGCGGAGTGAGTGGGGAGAAAGCAGCAGCCCTGGTGGATCGATACAGCACCCCTGCCAG CCTCCTGGCCGCCTATGATGCCTGTGCCACCCCCAAGGAACAAGAGACACTGCTAAGCACCATCAAGTGTGGTCGTCTACAGAG GAATCTGGGGCCTGCTCTGAGCAGGACCTTATCCCAGCTCTACTGCAGCTACAGCCCCCTGACCTGA
- the MUS81 gene encoding crossover junction endonuclease MUS81 isoform X1: MAAPVRLGRKRPLPACPNPLFVRWLTEWRDEATRSGRRTRFVFQKALRSLRRYPLPLRSGKEAKILQHFGDGLCRMLDERLQRHRTSGGDHAPGSPSGENSPAPQGRPAEVQDSSMPVPAQSKAGGSGNYWPARHSGARVILLMLYREHLNPNGYHFLTKEELLQRCAQKAPRVAPGSARPWPALRSLLHRNLVLRTHQPARYSLTPEGLELAQKLAESEGLSLLNVGIGPKEPPGEETAVPGAASAELASEAGVQQPPLELRPGEYRVLLCVDIGETRGGGHRPELLRELQRLHVTHTVRKLHVGDFVWVAQETNPRDPASPGELVLDHIVERKRLDDLCSSIIDGRFREQKFRLKRCGLERRVYLVEEHGSVHNLSLPESTLLQAVTNTQVIDGFFVKRTADIKESAAYLALLTRGLQRLYQGHTLRSRPWGTPGNPESGAMPSPNPLCSLLTFSDFNAGAIKNKAQSVREVFARQLMQVRGVSGEKAAALVDRYSTPARVDHCQPQKLKPLSPSLLAAYDACATPKEQETLLSTIKCGRLQRNLGPALSRTLSQLYCSYSPLT, encoded by the exons ATGGCGGCCCCGGTCCGCCTGGGCCGGAAGCGCCCGCTGCCTGCCTGTCCCAATCCGCTCTTCGTTCGCTGGCTGACCGAGTGGCGGGACGAGGCGACCCGCAGCGGGCGCCGCACACGCTTCGTGTTTCAGAAG GCGCTGCGGTCCCTCCGACGGTACCCACTGCCTCTGCGCAGCGGGAAGGAAGCTAAGATCCTACAGCACTTCGGAGACGGGCTCTGCCGGATGCTGGACGAGCGGCTGCAGCGGCACCGAACATCGGGCG GTGACCATGCCCCGGGCTCGCCGTCTGGAGAGAACAGTCCAGCCCCGCAGGGGCGACCTGCGGAAGTCCAGGACTCTTCCATGCCA GTTCCTGCCCAGTCCAAAGCGGGAGGCTCTGGCAACTACTGGCCAGCTCGGCACTCAGGAGCCCGAGTGATACTGCTGATGCTCTACCGAGAGCACCTG AATCCTAATGGCTACCACTTCTTAACCAAGGAGGAGCTGCTGCAGAGGTGTGCTCAGAAGGCCCCCAGG GTAGCCCCTGGGAGTGCTCGACCCTGGCCAGCCCTCCGCTCTCTCCTCCACAGGAACCTGGTCCTCAGGACACACCAGCCAGCCAG gtactcATTGACCCCAGAGGGCCTGGAGCTGGCCCAGAAGTTAGCCGAGTCAGAAGGCCTGAGCTTGCTGAATGTGGGCATCGGGCCTAAGGAGCCCCCTGGGGAGGAGACAGCAGTGCCAGGAGCAGCTTCAGCAGAGCT TGCCAGTGAAGCAGGCGTCCAGCAGCCACCACTGGAGCTGAGGCCTGGAGAGTACAGGGTGCTGTTGTGTGTGGACATTGGCGAGACCCGGGG GGGCGGGCACAGGCCAGAGCTGCTCCGAGAACTACAGCGGCTGCACGTGACCCACACAGTGCGCAAGCTGCACGTTGGGGATTTTGTATGGGTGGCACAGGAAACCAATCCTAGAGACCCAG CGAGCCCTGGGGAGTTGGTACTGGACCACATTGTAGAGCGCAAGCGGCTGGATGACCTTTGCAGCAGCATCATTGACGGCCGCTTCCGGGAGCAGAAG TTCCGCCTGAAGCGCTGTGGCCTGGAGCGCCGGGTATACCTGGTGGAAGAGCATGGCTCGGTCCACAATCTCAGCCTTCCTGAGAGTACGCTGCTGCAGGCTGTCACTAACACTCAG GTCATTGATGGCTTTTTTGTGAAGCGCACAGCAGACATTAAGGAGTCAGCTGCCTATCTGGCCCTCTTGACGCGGGGCTTGCAGAGACTCTACCAG GGCCACACCCTACGCAGCCGCCCCTGGGGAACCCCTGGGAACCCTGAATCAGGGGCCATGCCCTCTCCAAACCCTCTCTGCTCACTCCTCACCTTCAGTGACTTCAACGCAGGAGCCATCAAAAATAAG GCCCAGTCAGTTCGAGAAGTGTTTGCCCGGCAGCTGATGCAGGTGCGCGGAGTGAGTGGGGAGAAAGCAGCAGCCCTGGTGGATCGATACAGCACCCCTGCCAG AGTGGACCACTGTCAGCCTCAGAAACTCAAGCCCCTGTCCCCCAGCCTCCTGGCCGCCTATGATGCCTGTGCCACCCCCAAGGAACAAGAGACACTGCTAAGCACCATCAAGTGTGGTCGTCTACAGAG GAATCTGGGGCCTGCTCTGAGCAGGACCTTATCCCAGCTCTACTGCAGCTACAGCCCCCTGACCTGA
- the MUS81 gene encoding crossover junction endonuclease MUS81 isoform X2, which translates to MAAPVRLGRKRPLPACPNPLFVRWLTEWRDEATRSGRRTRFVFQKALRSLRRYPLPLRSGKEAKILQHFGDGLCRMLDERLQRHRTSGGDHAPGSPSGENSPAPQGRPAEVQDSSMPVPAQSKAGGSGNYWPARHSGARVILLMLYREHLNPNGYHFLTKEELLQRCAQKAPRVAPGSARPWPALRSLLHRNLVLRTHQPARYSLTPEGLELAQKLAESEGLSLLNVGIGPKEPPGEETAVPGAASAELASEAGVQQPPLELRPGEYRVLLCVDIGETRGGGHRPELLRELQRLHVTHTVRKLHVGDFVWVAQETNPRDPASPGELVLDHIVERKRLDDLCSSIIDGRFREQKFRLKRCGLERRVYLVEEHGSVHNLSLPESTLLQAVTNTQVIDGFFVKRTADIKESAAYLALLTRGLQRLYQGHTLRSRPWGTPGNPESGAMPSPNPLCSLLTFSDFNAGAIKNKAQSVREVFARQLMQVRGVSGEKAAALVDRYSTPASLLAAYDACATPKEQETLLSTIKCGRLQRNLGPALSRTLSQLYCSYSPLT; encoded by the exons ATGGCGGCCCCGGTCCGCCTGGGCCGGAAGCGCCCGCTGCCTGCCTGTCCCAATCCGCTCTTCGTTCGCTGGCTGACCGAGTGGCGGGACGAGGCGACCCGCAGCGGGCGCCGCACACGCTTCGTGTTTCAGAAG GCGCTGCGGTCCCTCCGACGGTACCCACTGCCTCTGCGCAGCGGGAAGGAAGCTAAGATCCTACAGCACTTCGGAGACGGGCTCTGCCGGATGCTGGACGAGCGGCTGCAGCGGCACCGAACATCGGGCG GTGACCATGCCCCGGGCTCGCCGTCTGGAGAGAACAGTCCAGCCCCGCAGGGGCGACCTGCGGAAGTCCAGGACTCTTCCATGCCA GTTCCTGCCCAGTCCAAAGCGGGAGGCTCTGGCAACTACTGGCCAGCTCGGCACTCAGGAGCCCGAGTGATACTGCTGATGCTCTACCGAGAGCACCTG AATCCTAATGGCTACCACTTCTTAACCAAGGAGGAGCTGCTGCAGAGGTGTGCTCAGAAGGCCCCCAGG GTAGCCCCTGGGAGTGCTCGACCCTGGCCAGCCCTCCGCTCTCTCCTCCACAGGAACCTGGTCCTCAGGACACACCAGCCAGCCAG gtactcATTGACCCCAGAGGGCCTGGAGCTGGCCCAGAAGTTAGCCGAGTCAGAAGGCCTGAGCTTGCTGAATGTGGGCATCGGGCCTAAGGAGCCCCCTGGGGAGGAGACAGCAGTGCCAGGAGCAGCTTCAGCAGAGCT TGCCAGTGAAGCAGGCGTCCAGCAGCCACCACTGGAGCTGAGGCCTGGAGAGTACAGGGTGCTGTTGTGTGTGGACATTGGCGAGACCCGGGG GGGCGGGCACAGGCCAGAGCTGCTCCGAGAACTACAGCGGCTGCACGTGACCCACACAGTGCGCAAGCTGCACGTTGGGGATTTTGTATGGGTGGCACAGGAAACCAATCCTAGAGACCCAG CGAGCCCTGGGGAGTTGGTACTGGACCACATTGTAGAGCGCAAGCGGCTGGATGACCTTTGCAGCAGCATCATTGACGGCCGCTTCCGGGAGCAGAAG TTCCGCCTGAAGCGCTGTGGCCTGGAGCGCCGGGTATACCTGGTGGAAGAGCATGGCTCGGTCCACAATCTCAGCCTTCCTGAGAGTACGCTGCTGCAGGCTGTCACTAACACTCAG GTCATTGATGGCTTTTTTGTGAAGCGCACAGCAGACATTAAGGAGTCAGCTGCCTATCTGGCCCTCTTGACGCGGGGCTTGCAGAGACTCTACCAG GGCCACACCCTACGCAGCCGCCCCTGGGGAACCCCTGGGAACCCTGAATCAGGGGCCATGCCCTCTCCAAACCCTCTCTGCTCACTCCTCACCTTCAGTGACTTCAACGCAGGAGCCATCAAAAATAAG GCCCAGTCAGTTCGAGAAGTGTTTGCCCGGCAGCTGATGCAGGTGCGCGGAGTGAGTGGGGAGAAAGCAGCAGCCCTGGTGGATCGATACAGCACCCCTGCCAG CCTCCTGGCCGCCTATGATGCCTGTGCCACCCCCAAGGAACAAGAGACACTGCTAAGCACCATCAAGTGTGGTCGTCTACAGAG GAATCTGGGGCCTGCTCTGAGCAGGACCTTATCCCAGCTCTACTGCAGCTACAGCCCCCTGACCTGA
- the CFL1 gene encoding cofilin-1 isoform X4 has translation MKVRKSSTPEEVKKRKKAVLFCLSEDKKNIILEEGKEILVGDVGQTVDDPYATFVKMLPDKDCRYALYDATYETKESKKEDLVFIFWAPECAPLKSKMIYASSKDAIKKKLTGIKHELQANCYEEVKDRCTLAEKLGGSAVISLEGKPL, from the exons ATGAAGGTGCGTAAGTCTTCAACGCCAGAGGAGGTGAAGAAGCGCAAGAAGGCCGTGCTCTtctgcctgagtgaggacaagAAGAACATCATCCTGGAGGAGGGCAAGGAGATCTTGGTGGGCGATGTGGGCCAGACTGTCGACGACCCCTATGCCACCTTTGTCAAGATGCTGCCAGACAAGGACTGCCGCTACGCCCTCTATGACGCAACCTATGAGACCAAGGAGAGCAAGAAGGAGGACCTGGTGTTTATCTTCTG GGCTCCTGAGTGTGCGCCCCTTAAGAGCAAAATGATCTATGCCAGTTCCAAGGATGCCATCAAGAAGAAGCTGACAG GGATCAAGCATGAATTGCAAGCAAACTGCTACGAGGAAGTCAAGGACCGCTGCACCCTGGCAGAGAAGTTGGGGGGCAGTGCTGTCATCTCCCTGGAGGGCAAGCCTTTGTGA